The genome window GCTTTTTCTGTATATCACTGAATTTTCTGTTACATTTTGAAGGTGAGGAGCTCTTGGTACATGAAGTAGACCATCAGCCTGCCCATAAAATTGATGAGAACTTGTGGAAGAACAGGGAGAATATTGAAGAAATTTTGTTATTGCTCGAGGAATCTCATCGACCAAGATTGGTAAAAATAAAATCCATTTTTCATTGTTTCAATTTATTCTTCTAGGAAGTAAACTGGATTTACTCACTGTTTCAATTTCTGTAGCCTATTGTTTATGATCCATTTATTTTGGTGGCTATCAGTAAATCTTTCTGCTTCTTAAGACTATTTAGCATCAATGTTGGGTAAACCTCCACATATGCAGCTTCAAGAGAAAGCCATCCCTGAACATGTAGATATAGCTGCTACACTTGGAGAACTTGAAGTTAAGCTTAGGAGTACTCTGAAGACACTGGAGGCATTTCAGCAAACTAATGCTGATAATGTATTTAATACAGGTTGGCATACTGATAATCTTGCTTACTTTTTGGATAGTTATTACAATTTCCTAATACTTAGTTACAAACAATGAAGTCAATGAATGGTAAACAAGTAAAATTATAAGCTGGTTTTCAAATTAGATTGTCTAATTGAATTTTTCTGTATATTAGCTACATATGGAAAGTTAAAAAAAACTCATACAATTTTAGGAAAACACCATGGATGATTTGTCAATATTATACTACCATCCATGAACCTAACTCCAACGTTCAGTTTATTAATGATGAGGCATCTTCTAAATTTTCTCAAGTTTCACTAAGGGTTTTGGGAAAGATAAAATGAAAGATATGCTATGGGAAATTTTGTCCAGGTTGAAGCCACATAATAAGCATATGGACACTACCTCATTCAGTAGATAACCTGGGAATTTAATATGTTATAGAAGATTAATGAAATACTAGTAAAAAATTCTTTAATTGCACATTGTTCATCCTCCATTGGTTAAATGAGTTGCTTGGCTCTCacttttaattaatttaattgtttCACGGAACATTGATACTTAAGGAACAACTTTCGTCTCATGtttgttatatttttatatttttgtttttatattATAACTTAAACTCAAATTTGGAGCATTTATGAATTGTCTTTCATTCTTTTGGTTACAGCTTTAAGCTTTAGTTCTAGTGAGAATGATGTGTTCTGAATGAGTAAATCATGGTTCTAAACTTATAATAGTATCAGATGATTGGATAGTGTTAAATAATAGATATTCAACCAATAAGCTTTTGTGTTCTTCCTATTATTACAAGCATATTCGATGGAATTATTGAAGTCCATTTTACCTCTTTATCATTTAATCCTCTAACTAATTCCTTAATTCGTTTGCTATATGTATCTGTTTCTCTCACTTTACTTTCTTATGCATCGTTTCCTTTTCTATCCTTGTTTATGTGCTTGGAGATCGTTCTAACAGCAGACTTGCCCTTAATTTTTAattctattttttattgtttcacaCTGATGTTTACCTTATTAATATACTATTGTCTAGTTATTACATCAACACCAAGAATCTTGATTATTCAACCATTCTATCACACTCTTTCTCCACTATAAAGTTGTTCATGATGTGAACAtcaggattttattttatttttcctcctGTTGTTGTCCTATGTGACTTATTTGCAAACGGTTGCTTGTTAATGGTTCACTTTAGTAAGCTTGTTCCGTCATCTCCAACTTATCATGCATTGTATTTTACTTCGTTGCATCCCTCTCTTGTGCACTGAGAAAAAAAATTCCTTTTTTCTAGTAATTTGTGTTTTGAACATCATTTGGCTACTAGTTAAACTTGCAACCTCGTCCCATTTGTCTGAATGATCTTTGGCATCTGCAACACTTCTTAGAAACTGATTCATTTCATCTGTTCATGTGAACAATGATTTATGATATAATTCAGTTGCATTGTTGGCCAGTATAGTCTTCTTGGCTAATGAGTTCACTGCTAAGATTCTGTCTTGGTAATTAATTAGGGGGTCTGTAAATATATTTGCAGTGATGACTTATATGCCACAAGATTTTCGTGGTTCTCTCATCAGACAGCAAAGAGAACGCTCAGAGAGGAACAGGCAAGCTGAGGTTGATGCTTTAGTTAACTCTGGTGGAAGCATACATGATCGATATGCTTTATTGTGGCAGCAGCAAATGGAGAGGTggtgattttttatttatttgccaTCATAAATAAGTAAAATCATTGCAGATGATGTTTTCtctacaaaaaaaaataattattttatcctcCAGGAGGAGACAACTAGCTCAGCTTGGTTCTGCATCAGGGGTGTACAAGACACTTGTGAAGTACTTGGTTGGGGTCCCACAGGTTCATTTTAAACTGTATAAAGAATAACTTTTTACTTTATTCTCCTTCTCgataaattgttttttttttacttgatgtCCTATGTATGATTGCTGCATGATATTCTtaaccataatttttttattttctcttgttAACCAAATTAACTTGAGTATCCACTTTATCTCAGGTTTTATTAGATTTCATATGCCAAATAAATGATGATCAAGGGTAATCCTTTTATATCCTTTTCTTGGACTGTTCACTTATcagtttttattttcatttaactATTCTGTTGCATAACTAATGTACAtataatcatatatttgatttcaattttcaTGTTACTTTAGGCCGATGGAGGAACAAAGACAACGTTATGGGCCTTCTCTATACAGTCTCACAAAGATGGTGCTCAATATTAGACTGTTTCTTTTACTTACATGGGGGCGTTTTGAGGAGAAGAAAATGTAAATATGATGTGCTTTATTTGGTTTTGATCCTGTAGCAAAATTTCTTTCTTCTTGTATCACGTTTGATTTTCAGATACCATTTTGTTTATGTTGAGCAGACAAATGGATCAAATTTCTCTTATGCAGCATGCTGTCGATCTATACAcacatgaatttgagaaattcatcAAATTTATCAGGTACTTTCCGTTACCACAATTTTCTTATGTCTATGGCAACTTCCCCTAATTTGCtatagttttcctttttaagaagTTGCTTAATGCACATGCACAAGGCTgttaatattgattttttttacatTGTCCCTTTAAGTTTTCTTGATATGTAGGaaagttttcttgaaaagaactaAATTTGCATGTAATTTAGTTCTTATGCATTGGTATCAATTATGTTTGAACTGGTTCATATACAGTTAGTTTGAATCCATTACAACTAACAACTATGTAGATCTTCCAGAATGTGCTGCAGCTTCTTTGGTAATGTGCTGCATGTAAATTTTCACAATCTTAGATTATATTCTTATTTCTCCATAACTTCCAAGAGAACAGTAATATAACTTCAGGATGAAATGAAAAAAATACAGATTAGAGCTTATTTGTTGCTATATCTTCTGATTTAGTCAGCACTTCTAAAGTTGACAACTCTGCTTAGTTTTGTTGTATATTGTTGTCTCTATTGAAGAACATGACATGCTTTTTGCTAAAAACATTCGGCttttcattgattttttttttttttttgtgacaccAGAATTTAGAGCTTCAGTTATGAAATTGTTACCAATTGCACCTGTGGACTAGCTGTTGATTTTAATGAGCTTTACAAAATAACAGTGTTGCCTTCTTCTAGCAGTTTGCATCCTTTTTATTGATGTGATTTAACAGATTAGCTGTAATATATATGAATTTGAATGGTTAATTGTCACACCCCCAAATCAAGGAACGTGACAGTCCATCAAATGACCATGGGCTAAACAAGTTTTAAGTccgatcatatttttattttgaaaccAATCTAACTCATCATCACCCAAATGTAAATTTACACACATTATAATCATAATAATGATAAATACTATATTTAAATATTGACATGGTACAGAATGATCTAACTCTCTTATTTTTtagtcatataatttttttacatcaatgctttCAAGTGTCCTTTAATGTAAAATTCTTTCTAAAACACGTGAGACATCAATACACACCTCTAACTGAGTAAGCGGACATGCTCCGCTTTAAATACTTTTAAGATAATTTACAACACATcaataaaagtatatatatatatatatatatatatatatatatatatatatataactttaaacACATTAACATAATTAACAACGCATCAAtaagaataatatatttattttttaataaaaataaatcaatatgcaTAAGATGAATAATGTGCTTGTATTCAAATGTTAATGtaacttcttttttttcatcttttatatatatatatatatatatatatatatatatatatatatatatactcatctTGATTGTACATACTAAACTCAAGAAAATCAAATATCATCCTGTGGATAACATCTTTTGTGGATTTAAACACCATCCTGTGTCGGATCATCAGTTTATCACCCAAGGGTACCTTTCTCacatgatgatagtatgttatAAAGAAAATCTGATAACATATTTTCTCTGTAATTCTTCCTGCAAGCCTACTATCAAGTAACACTTATACCACCTCGTTGCTTCCGCCTTAGTGGACTTAAACGCCATCCCTTCATTGGTTTGACCTTCGTGTTCTGAAGGTTTACCACCCTTAGAATTCACAATGAGATATAAGCCTTTGTAGTTGAATCAACAATTAATCTGCCTGATAATTAACATtcaagcttggaatgttaattatCATTGTGGATTCCAAGGGTCATAAGCCTTCAGACcgacaaagtgataacattttgaaTCCACTAAGTCAGAAGCAATGAGATAGTATAAGTAGTGCTCGTAGTAGCCTTATAGGAGGAATTATGGAGAAAATATGTtatcaaatgattttttttcttttaataacaTACTATCATCCTGTATCATCTTGTGAGAAATATACCCTTGAGTTGTAAACGTGTGATCCGTAGGACTATGAGTTCtggtttcaaaaagaaaaaaggttagacttgaacttgtttagcttatggTCATTCGGTGGACCGTCACATTCCTTGATTTGGGAGCATGGCATTAATTATGCTTTTATGTTTGTTAAATGTTCATCTGTTTTATCGGCATGAGATCTTTCTGATGATTAATCTGCCTGATAATTAACATTCAAGCTTCATGTTTCTACAGTAAGGTGTATGCAAATTCCCCATTTTTTATAAGGGCAGAGGATGCAGGAGCCACTGAATCAAGGCATTTTCTTCCTCATTTTATATCATGCTTGCATTTTCCCCCAtcattgaatgtttttcttaagtTTTCATAAACATGAACAGAATGAATGATAGAGATTCAGTTTCTAAaggttgttcattattttatcagGAAAAGTTATGATGACTATAAAGAAACCATCATTCCTCCAGGAAAGACACATGAGGTATATATACCTTGCCACTAATATTGTCTTATGCGGATTGTACCTAAGCATCtctgtttcttttttttaatgataatttgATGCTACAACTAATATTAAGGGTGTATTTAGTTTGTTTGGCTTAGTTATCCACTTATCCTCTTATATGAGACAATCTGAACTGTTTGGTGTTTTTTATCACTTAAAAAGATctgaactgcatttgatattgttGGTTCAGATTCTTGatctaaataaaaagaaagagtTGATTGACATATGATTGTCATGGCTGTTGTCAGCTACCATTGCCAAGAACCACTAATCAGTGAAAACAAAAAAGGAACAAAATCGAAGAATATTTTGTGGGAAATATCACACAGATCAAAATCTAGTATCAACCACTCCTTTcactaaaaatgaaaaataataaaaagaagtcTTAAGTGGAtttaacttttaagaaaggtgaaTGGGTGTAACTTGTGCTAAGACGACGTAGCGGAAGTACCGAGTTGAAGGGAGAGAAGGCATAGCGATTGGAGATGTCAGAAGTACCACTATTGCATCAGCTTGGAGTTCAGAGATGGGGGTGTTTCTTGTCACTTTCATTTATTATCCTCTTCGGCCACCGACCTGATGTCAAGTGTCAACAATTTGCCCCTTTCCTTGTGCCAAAGCATGCTTGCTCTGGCACCTGTTTGGTCaagggatgagagagagagagagagagagagagagagagagagaaatgggcAGCGATGTAGGAGAGGAGTTAGAGAGGGAGGGGGGAGGCAGTGAGACAGTTGTGGGAGTAGTAGGGTGTCCTACTCGGGGCTCAAGGTAAGCAACTGGGGACAACTAAAAGGGTTTCATGGTCTGAATCATTGCTAATAGATCCAACATTAAATAGTATGAATCACATACAGTTTAGTTTGGTTTCTGTGGTTTTATTGCATAAAAAACTGAAACCGAATGAAAATTTTCAGTTTCTTAATCACAGAGCAGAAGCTCTATTAATCTACCTTGCTTCTAATTTGCAAAGAGACACCCTTGTTGCTGCTTTCAGCAATATCCTTAGATGTTGTAAGCTCCTGAACCATTAATTGTTTGGTGATTAAATTAAATTGTTCAGTAATTAGAGTCTAGCAGTAAGACTCTTGAAACTTAAGTTATATTAATTAAACTAGTATTTAATTCAAGTTTTGCTGACATCTGTTTTCAAAGTTGGTGTGCAATGGTGCGTATAAAATTGAGTACGTTGTCTGTTATTGGTGCAGATGCAGTATGGTGGGAGTATAACTATTCTTCTATAAGAATTTGTTTAGTTGCAAAACTGAATAATACTAATAATTGTTTTTCAGAATTGTATGAAAAGTTAACCTTGTCTGAATTTCTTTCTTCAGAAAACAAAAATAGAACTTCTCCTAAACATCATTCCTAAGCCTATTTGAGCTATCTTTTGAacaagaaagatttttttttgcatTCCAAACTCTAGAAGATGAAAAGGAAAAACATTTTCATTTTCTACAATTTGGACAACATATTCCTTTTCCATGGAAAAAGAATTAAGTGGAGAACAGTTATCCCTCATTTTCGTTGCAGTTGAATGGGCTCTAAAGGATTTCAGAAGTGTGGATTCTTAGTTTCTTTGTGAATATTGGTTTCATGATTCTTATtgcattatctttttttttcaccAAGCCAGGCTTTCTTTTAGATACCGTAGTTAACCAATAAAGCTTCTTCTTTGAGTATGGTATGGCTGTGATGTGTGGATATTTCATGCTGGCATCCTTAAATTGTgatctagaaaaaaaaatgacTGTCTTATGTTGCAATATGGCAACTATCTAAATTTCCTGACATCTTTATTATGAGAAAGTTAAGTTTTAAATTCCATTTCAAGTTGCAAGAATCTGGTGTTGCTTATTTTGCAGATCACATTAACAGTTGAATCTATAAATTCATATATTGCTTGGGATTTCTCACTCATCCAAGGGACCCTCAGCCACGTAAGTTCAGAAATTCCATTactgaatttttaaaatattttttgccacatttatttttttctcagaaATTACTGGTCAGAAAAAAGATTTAAATGGTTGATTGCCAAAGCAGAGAGTTTATTATCTTACATTGAACTTCCATAGTATGTTGTATGTTGATTATCTTAGACTCTTAGTTGAGCAGATATTTGAAAAATCATAAGATATGATGGTTGAACATAATTTGAGACCGTTCTGCATCTGGCTACAAACTATTTTatcttcttgtgtaagcttaaggTCAAGGAGCCTTAAGATTCTTATAATATAAAGTTGTTGATGGTTGATCTAACATGGaatttgatattttaaatatgacaTCAAGATATTGAAATCCTTTTGGACcacaaaaagagtttgagatatccTCTGCTTATGTGTCAACACATGCTCTGATTAACTGTTTAGCATAAATTAAATGCTTTGATATTGCTTATGGGTTGGATGCCAGAAATCTTGAATTTGGATTACATTCTTTCAGCGACTGGAAACTCTGGACATATCTTAAACATTGGGATTTGGTGATGTTGTTGGCTTCCGCTGTTTTTGCCATTTTGTCTCATATTTACTTAATGCATAGGAAGTTTACCTATGAGATGTATTATCTTTTGTCCTATTTATTTATAAGTAGAGCATGTAATCATAAGGATGCAGGCCGCTCAATTTAAAGTCATACTTCCCATTAGATTGGTTCAGCAGAGGGACCAACCCAGTAATCTGGCTCTGAATATAAATTGTATGTGTTTTGTCatattaagaaaattttaaattccaGTCTGGCTAACAACAATTTTCAGTTAAGAGTTTATTTTTATTCCTGGAGTTAGTTTAACTTTTACCCATTTAGTTAGAAAGATTAGGCTATTACATGGGATAGGTGAGTTGAATATACTTTCCATGAGGTACTCACATAAGTAAGGATTGTcttagaaattaaatttttttggtCAATTTCAATTTCTGTGCAAGCCTCAATTTAATCATACTTTAGGATCTTAGACATCTCTCTGAATGTCATCAGACTAATTTCATATGCTGGGGATAGTGTATTTTGGCAAGTTGGTTACATTCTGCATGACCGCTCCTTTCTTGATGACCATTCATTATgtgtgtttcctttcaaatcattTTTCATGTTTTACTAATGTACACAGACCATCTCCAGCACTGACAAGAAATTTTCTGTATATGTGCATAGCATTATGTTATTAATTGTCATCAGTTTTATGTGGCTCACAGAGCCTCTTGCTATTTACTGGAGGGACATCCCAGTTGGCACATGTTTGGACTAAAAAACTGCAGAGAGAATTTTTGAAATGAAGATAAATTCTTACCGAAGCCTTCTTATTGAGGTTTTCCTGAGTTCTGTGTGACGACTTAACCCTATCTGGAGCCGGAAAACTTTACAAGTTGGAACAAGACATATGTATACTTCTATCCCAGTACAGACTTTTTTCTTGCAATGTGGAAAAATATGCTAATAGCATCAAGATTTGCAATATATAATAATTCCTATCAAAAACTTTGATTGGCTAAGATGTTTCTTCTCTTTATACTGGCTAAATGCATAGATGTTATCCAAACTGGATTTGACAAGTCAACTAATTACCTAACTAAATAGACAGATACAAGACTGGTTAAACTTTTGCAAAGATTTTTGCTTAAATTGGAACACTTTCAGTTCTTTATACATAGTTCCTGttgcaaagataatatcatattgGAGGTTTCTTAAGCAATGGCTTATTTGCATGGACAGGACATTGGATTTCACGTGGAGTATGTTAACCCTTCTGGTGATGTTACGGTAAAGACTGCTTTATTTCATGAAAATGATTGAACTTCAAGACAAGTTTTGCATGATCCACTTTATTCTCAGTATCACTGTTTTTTTGCTAAAAAACAGTCTTGCAACAGAATAGATTTGTGTTCATTTTATGTTTTCATGTATTTCTTGTTTTAAGCATCTGATGACAGTTCCATTCTGCAGCTAATTTTACCATACCGGAGATATGTGTCTGACCAAGTGAGTTAATGCTGTTGTCTGTCTGTTTGTTAGTAGATAACTCTGATTTGTTTGACTTCATAATCTCAAGTATACGCGTTCAATTTGTTTGTAGGGAAATTTCTGCACAATCCTGGCTGGATCGTACAAACTTAAATGGGACAATTCTTATTCAACATTTTCCAAAAAGTAAGAACTTTCTGCAACCTGACTTTGTAGATTATTATTCAACTTGATGGCTTTTATGCTTTGTTTCTgggttttcttttttaatttgtgGGAGTTTTTTCTTTTGGTAGTATACAGTATACACTGTATCTTAAAAAAGATTTCTGACAAAGGTACTCAATGTCTTTCAACAACATAGATATGTTGAAATGATGACTGATATCAATACTAAATGTGCTAACCACTGGATAAAATAGATCTATGCAACTCTTAAAAAGCAAGTTGTCTCTGCTTGACACCATATATAGCGAGGTTAAGCCAGGGCCCAATGACTTGGTAACCTGGAATTTGATTTGGTTCTTCCAGTGTAGCTTCAAATTGTCTCAGCTGCTTTGAAATATGTTTACAGAGCTTGCGGTACAAGGTCGATGCCGTACCTCCGGTTGTCGATACACCACAACCTATCGATGAACCCTAATCGAGAGACCTTACCGGCTAGGTATATGCCCTTGTGACATACTAATAACAATTCTTTTGCATCATCTCTTTGTATTTAGGGTCTGGATCAGACTCCTCCAATCACCGACCTCAGGGTCTATTTGTTCTTGCTTTACCCATGTCAGACAAATAGCTAGTCTTTGTGATTGTAATGTACACAGCACATGCATTTGAAACATTATATTTGCCTACTGTTGAATCTGTTCTGGCATGCATGCTTTGGCTGAAACCACCGCTATTTGGCACACAGGCTTTTAATCTGATACTTGTGATCTTGTTCACTCTGTATCTTTCTGTTGGTGTTATAAGTTAGGCTTGGCATAGCTTCGGTCATTGAATTCTCCGACATTTCATGGAAGTGATAGAATATGATTCTTACATTATATATAATCGCTGCTTAATCCTAACCTATTCTGAAACATGAAAATAATATCTCTATATGTAAGAATGATATCATTTAAATGCATATTGGAAAACATGACATTCTTTCAAAaattgatgatttaaaaataataaaaataaaaataaaattcatagTGAAATATAGAACCCATTTGAAGAAAATGTGGGAAATAAATGATTGGTGAGGGTTTGCAAATTTGCAATACCATCGTTACAGCCAGCCTATAGAtgccaaaataaaaagaaaaaacttcACTCAAATAAAAATTAATGCAAATCCCTTTAAATGGCCTCTTACTTCCTCTCTTTATTCTTGCTTCTCTATTTGTCTCCACCTACGCCCTTATATTGAGTTCCAACTATCTTCTCAGGACTGGAGGCGGCGGCAATGGCGAGCAGCCTTGCGCTTAGATGTAGGACGGCGGCCTGGGGAGCTTGGCGACGGCGCCGCAGAGCAGCGCGTTGTCCGGCATGTTGGACTCATCTCTCAGCGACCTCTCTGGCGACACCACGCTGATGTAGAGCTGCTGCCCCAAGTAGCGCCGCTCCCACAGCTCCGACCGCAGGTTCCACATCCCCGCGTTATCGAACGTCAGCAAGATCGCCGACCACGACCGCTGGTACACCTGGATCGTGTGCCGGCTCACCGCGTCTGCGAGATTGTAGCTCTTCCGGCTCTCCGGCGTCCACTTCCCATGCCCCATCCTGCACCCAGTCATCAACTACAATAAGCTCTGATCCAATTGGCGTTTTGGAATCAGCAGGTGGTTGCTCACCCGGCGGCGAAGAAGGAGTAGCCATCCAAATGGTAGGCTTGCATGCTTCTGTCGGGGTTTTCGAAGACGATCTCGATGAACGTCCGGTAGGTGGCGTTGACAACGTTGGGGACGATCTTGATGGGGGCGTCGGACGCCGCCGGCTCGTCGGCGATGGTGTCGTACTTGAACACCTTGTCGGCAATGCCGTAGTATTCTGCGAGCTTGAGCGGCGTGGCGGCGTCCGAGTGTGACACGGCGTTGAGCGCGTAGCGCCGCTTCCCGTCGACGAGCCCGACCGAGTTGACGAGCTTGATGGTGCGGGTGATGTTGATGTTACCGTAGTGGTAGGATCCCTGCGGGTTGGGGCGAGCGGCGCTGGCGGTGAGGTTCAACCGGAAAGACCGCCACTGATTGAACGACCACGCCCAGCCGGAGGGCGCCGCCGGGAGGTCCGGGGACGGCGGAGTGTTGGAGCCGGCATACCGGATCACGCCGGTCGCGGACAGGGCGTACTTGGTGAAGCGAGAGGAGGCCACCATGTAGTAGTCCCGCGGCTCCTGGTTGGCGGTGACGAGCACCGACAAGCACTGCCCGACGTGCACGTCGAGGGAGTCGTACACGTTCTGCACCGTGTGGGAGCCGTCCATCTCGACGAGCTTCATTGCGTGGGATTGAATGCGGAAGTTGAGTGACACCTTCATGCCGACGTTGCAGACGCGGTAGCGGTAGGTCTTCCCGGACTTCATGGTGAAGAGCGGGGGATCGTCCTTGCCGGTGGAGTCCTTACCGGGGCGGCCA of Musa acuminata AAA Group cultivar baxijiao chromosome BXJ2-3, Cavendish_Baxijiao_AAA, whole genome shotgun sequence contains these proteins:
- the LOC135607162 gene encoding uncharacterized protein LOC135607162; translated protein: MASSAEGLVPITRAFLARYYDTCPLPPLSEDVSRLTAELRELSDGLARESALTSGEELLVHEVDHQPAHKIDENLWKNRENIEEILLLLEESHRPRLLQEKAIPEHVDIAATLGELEVKLRSTLKTLEAFQQTNADNVFNTVMTYMPQDFRGSLIRQQRERSERNRQAEVDALVNSGGSIHDRYALLWQQQMERRRQLAQLGSASGVYKTLVKYLVGVPQVLLDFICQINDDQGPMEEQRQRYGPSLYSLTKMVLNIRLFLLLTWGRFEEKKIQMDQISLMQHAVDLYTHEFEKFIKFISKVYANSPFFIRAEDAGATESRKSYDDYKETIIPPGKTHEITLTVESINSYIAWDFSLIQGTLSHDIGFHVEYVNPSGDVTLILPYRRYVSDQGNFCTILAGSYKLKWDNSYSTFSKKACGTRSMPYLRLSIHHNLSMNPNRETLPARYMPL
- the LOC135607163 gene encoding L-ascorbate oxidase homolog; protein product: MHRAAGGFGGLRVNSRLLIPVPFADPADDYTALIGDWYTKSHKNLARLLDAGRTIGRPSGILINGRPGKDSTGKDDPPLFTMKSGKTYRYRVCNVGMKVSLNFRIQSHAMKLVEMDGSHTVQNVYDSLDVHVGQCLSVLVTANQEPRDYYMVASSRFTKYALSATGVIRYAGSNTPPSPDLPAAPSGWAWSFNQWRSFRLNLTASAARPNPQGSYHYGNINITRTIKLVNSVGLVDGKRRYALNAVSHSDAATPLKLAEYYGIADKVFKYDTIADEPAASDAPIKIVPNVVNATYRTFIEIVFENPDRSMQAYHLDGYSFFAAGMGHGKWTPESRKSYNLADAVSRHTIQVYQRSWSAILLTFDNAGMWNLRSELWERRYLGQQLYISVVSPERSLRDESNMPDNALLCGAVAKLPRPPSYI